One window from the genome of Thermoplasmata archaeon encodes:
- a CDS encoding 30S ribosomal protein S27ae, with protein MAEQKAAKGTAGLKHTFYKIEGNHLERTRQSCPKCGPGTYLAQHEGRASCGRCGYTEFAKR; from the coding sequence ATGGCGGAGCAGAAGGCCGCCAAGGGGACCGCGGGCCTCAAGCACACCTTCTACAAGATCGAGGGGAACCATCTCGAGCGAACCCGGCAGAGCTGCCCGAAATGCGGCCCAGGGACGTACCTGGCGCAACACGAGGGCCGCGCGTCCTGCGGCCGCTGCGGCTACACGGAGTTCGCCAAGCGGTGA